A genome region from Aliivibrio salmonicida LFI1238 includes the following:
- a CDS encoding BamA/TamA family outer membrane protein, producing MKRIILSTILFISNPLTAAIEPLFDTPKDMEPTWVDNLLDVFGADGGFDESKVIDMSYLPTAYYTPEKKFGVGLLMVGLYKTENAAVEEQPSSLVVNSFVSMNKSYGVSVENMSFFNQGKQRLLLELELHNEAAVYYGKGIEQGNKDSNYHEFDEQVYSFKPRWMTEVANNYFIGIGADLTYAKAENLELVTTGRSYQSDRYLPDNLSSGVIITSVYDSRDYRLNAKKGWLLQFDAGLYHNDKADSFSTYDLEVANYIDLNGLPGLIAWQIQGHFTQGEAPWNIMPDLGGSSAMRGYIKGRYRDDQMMMGQVEYRLPIFQRYGMVFWGAVGSVAPSVSELSDELMTSYGTGFRFKVKDNINLRADVGIGQNETNFYLNVNEVF from the coding sequence ATGAAACGCATCATCCTTAGTACCATCCTATTCATATCAAACCCACTTACCGCCGCCATTGAGCCTTTATTTGACACACCAAAAGACATGGAGCCGACTTGGGTTGATAACCTATTAGACGTTTTTGGTGCTGATGGTGGTTTTGATGAAAGCAAAGTCATCGATATGAGTTACTTACCCACCGCGTATTACACACCAGAGAAAAAGTTTGGTGTCGGTTTGCTGATGGTTGGTTTATATAAAACTGAAAATGCTGCGGTTGAAGAACAGCCTTCTTCATTAGTGGTCAACTCATTCGTCTCAATGAATAAATCCTATGGTGTCTCAGTCGAGAACATGAGCTTTTTCAATCAAGGAAAGCAACGACTATTACTTGAGTTAGAACTGCATAATGAAGCCGCAGTGTATTATGGCAAAGGAATCGAACAAGGAAATAAAGACAGTAACTATCATGAGTTTGACGAACAGGTATATAGTTTTAAACCTCGTTGGATGACAGAGGTCGCTAATAACTATTTCATTGGTATCGGTGCCGATTTAACTTACGCCAAAGCGGAAAACTTAGAATTGGTCACTACAGGTCGCTCATATCAATCAGACCGATACCTGCCTGATAACCTTAGCTCAGGAGTTATTATTACGAGTGTGTATGACTCTAGAGATTATCGTCTTAATGCCAAAAAAGGCTGGTTACTTCAGTTTGATGCCGGTTTGTATCACAATGATAAAGCAGATTCTTTTTCAACCTATGATTTAGAAGTCGCTAATTATATCGATTTAAACGGTTTGCCGGGCCTTATCGCATGGCAAATTCAAGGACACTTTACACAGGGTGAAGCTCCTTGGAATATAATGCCAGATCTCGGTGGTTCAAGTGCGATGAGAGGCTACATTAAAGGCAGATACAGAGACGATCAAATGATGATGGGACAAGTAGAATACCGACTGCCAATTTTCCAGCGCTATGGCATGGTTTTCTGGGGAGCGGTTGGCAGTGTTGCCCCAAGCGTTAGTGAGTTAAGCGACGAATTAATGACATCTTACGGTACGGGCTTTCGATTTAAAGTCAAAGATAATATCAATTTGCGTGCGGATGTTGGTATCGGTCAAAATGAAACCAATTTCTACTTAAACGTAAACGAAGTCTTCTAA
- a CDS encoding YjbH domain-containing protein: MPYPKFALSLIASAITATFSTFSLAAESSEYIEPITFTPSQTDFGGVGLMQMPSGRNAEEGTFSFNTSFNNEYHFYNLSLQLMPWLETTIRYTLTQDMKYSSDPSFSGDTTHADKGIDFKVRLLEESDWLPETSIGVRDFGGTGLFDGEFVAATKRFGNLDVTVGMGWGYLGQSGNITNPFCKASDKYCSRESDFKGNGGSVDFERWFKGSASLYGGLEYQTPFQPLRLKLEYDGNDYSQDYPVKGGVADMTQHTPWNFGVLYGLGDWGDMRLSYERGDTLTFGFTLTTNFNTMKANWRDTPETVYQAPSVNHVDEINWNYIEQELDNNAGYSNSKFYVKGNELTIVTGQEKYRNKDIAHQEAAAILASNTPEYIQTYRIIEENNSLLTTETVIDAERYKDAAQFNYVGAKITDATVTQDISETDSINDDNLKHDSFDRWDVNISPSLRQSIGGAEGFYLYEIGIKAGSSYWLTDNLQASGSLYLNLIDNYDKFNYIAPPDATEVPRVRTMFRAYATESALRLERLQLTWFDEYAEGLYGQTYGGYLESMFGGVGTEILYRPINSRWAVGLDYTYIQQRSPDNWFDFYQDDRQYSEADGRYYNVRSQGTTGHLTGYYMPQWSFLKSTLLKVSYGEFLAGDKGYRVDFSKQFDSGVIVGAYASMTDLSAEEFGEGSYTKGFYLSIPYDIMTVKPSKNRAYFDWQPLTRDGGQMLSKENTLFGLTDARQPWYTKKGL; the protein is encoded by the coding sequence ATGCCGTATCCTAAATTTGCCTTATCTTTAATTGCAAGTGCGATTACTGCTACTTTTTCGACTTTTTCCTTGGCTGCAGAAAGTAGTGAATATATTGAACCAATAACCTTTACCCCTTCCCAAACTGATTTTGGTGGCGTTGGTTTAATGCAAATGCCTTCAGGACGTAATGCTGAAGAGGGGACATTCAGTTTTAATACTAGCTTCAATAATGAATATCACTTTTATAACCTCTCATTGCAATTGATGCCGTGGCTTGAAACTACAATCCGTTACACTTTAACTCAAGACATGAAATACAGCAGCGACCCTAGTTTTAGTGGAGATACCACTCATGCTGATAAAGGCATCGATTTCAAGGTTCGTCTATTAGAGGAGAGTGACTGGCTACCTGAAACCTCTATCGGTGTGCGTGATTTTGGCGGTACTGGTTTATTTGATGGTGAATTTGTTGCGGCAACCAAGCGTTTTGGTAATCTCGATGTCACCGTGGGCATGGGTTGGGGCTACCTTGGACAAAGTGGCAATATTACTAATCCATTTTGTAAAGCATCGGATAAATATTGCTCGCGTGAGTCTGACTTTAAAGGCAATGGCGGCAGTGTCGATTTTGAGCGTTGGTTTAAAGGCTCTGCGTCACTCTATGGTGGTTTGGAATATCAAACCCCTTTCCAACCGCTGCGCTTAAAACTTGAATATGATGGCAATGATTACAGTCAAGATTATCCGGTAAAAGGTGGCGTCGCTGATATGACTCAGCACACCCCATGGAACTTTGGTGTTTTATATGGTTTAGGTGATTGGGGAGATATGCGTTTAAGTTATGAACGAGGGGATACTCTCACCTTTGGCTTTACGTTAACCACCAACTTTAACACAATGAAAGCTAATTGGCGTGATACCCCTGAAACCGTGTATCAGGCACCATCAGTTAATCATGTGGATGAAATAAACTGGAATTATATCGAACAAGAATTAGATAATAATGCCGGTTATTCTAACAGTAAATTTTACGTAAAAGGCAATGAATTAACGATCGTTACTGGGCAAGAAAAGTATCGTAATAAAGATATTGCTCATCAAGAAGCGGCGGCAATTTTAGCAAGTAATACTCCTGAATATATTCAAACTTATCGTATTATTGAAGAAAATAATTCCTTACTCACCACTGAGACCGTGATTGATGCTGAACGTTATAAAGATGCAGCGCAATTTAATTACGTGGGCGCTAAAATTACAGATGCAACCGTCACTCAAGATATCTCTGAGACTGATTCAATCAATGATGATAATTTAAAACATGACTCATTTGACCGTTGGGATGTGAATATTTCTCCGTCTTTACGTCAATCAATTGGTGGTGCTGAAGGTTTTTATCTGTATGAGATAGGCATTAAAGCAGGATCCTCTTATTGGCTTACTGATAACCTGCAAGCTTCTGGATCTCTGTATTTAAACCTTATTGATAACTATGATAAATTTAATTACATCGCACCACCCGATGCGACCGAGGTTCCTCGTGTTCGTACCATGTTTAGAGCTTATGCCACTGAAAGCGCTTTAAGACTGGAACGTTTACAGCTTACTTGGTTTGATGAATATGCTGAAGGTCTATATGGGCAGACTTATGGTGGTTATTTAGAGAGTATGTTTGGTGGCGTTGGTACTGAGATATTATACCGCCCTATAAATAGCCGCTGGGCTGTTGGCCTTGATTATACGTACATTCAACAACGCTCTCCTGATAATTGGTTTGATTTCTATCAAGATGACCGTCAATACAGCGAAGCCGATGGACGTTATTACAATGTTCGCTCTCAAGGAACAACTGGCCACTTAACCGGATATTACATGCCTCAATGGTCATTTTTAAAGAGTACGCTATTAAAGGTAAGTTATGGTGAGTTTTTAGCAGGCGATAAAGGCTATCGTGTAGATTTTTCTAAACAGTTTGATTCAGGTGTTATTGTTGGTGCTTATGCAAGTATGACTGATTTATCTGCGGAGGAATTTGGTGAAGGCAGTTATACCAAAGGGTTTTACCTCTCTATTCCTTACGACATCATGACGGTTAAACCAAGTAAAAATAGAGCGTACTTTGATTGGCAACCTTTGACTCGTGATGGCGGGCAGATGTTGTCGAAGGAAAATACGTTGTTTGGCTTAACAGATGCAAGACAACCGTGGTATACGAAGAAAGGGCTTTAG
- a CDS encoding capsule biosynthesis GfcC family protein, whose product MRIFGFLFLSLCSFFSYASDSALSITLVKNSVILSFPQATRLDSALLESLNYSNIYAYPLGLILSDDEKKNTVIQQQEKLSQQLSKLGEYSPFLSWTESTYQLNSSLLINQLAQLSFVSRLFIPLDIDEIRIKKENNPLLSGQFSLFVPERPTTITVLGLTLSPKPQTLSYIENGSVKDYLHNVDVSSQANTSQVYVIQPDGVVQIASNNQWQKNTVSIAPGATIFIGFNELPDSLSSIHQDIIQLLRNKVN is encoded by the coding sequence ATGCGTATTTTTGGTTTTCTCTTTTTATCACTCTGCTCTTTCTTTTCTTATGCTAGTGACTCTGCACTCTCTATTACATTAGTTAAAAACAGCGTGATTTTATCTTTTCCTCAAGCAACTCGATTAGACTCTGCACTACTAGAATCACTTAATTATAGTAATATCTATGCTTACCCTTTAGGCCTCATTCTTAGTGATGACGAGAAAAAAAATACTGTTATTCAACAGCAAGAGAAACTGTCACAACAGCTAAGTAAGCTCGGTGAGTACTCTCCTTTTCTTTCATGGACCGAGTCAACTTACCAACTCAACTCAAGCTTACTCATTAATCAATTGGCTCAGCTATCTTTTGTTTCTCGCCTCTTTATTCCATTAGATATCGATGAAATTAGAATAAAAAAAGAAAATAATCCACTGCTGAGTGGGCAGTTCTCGCTATTTGTGCCAGAGCGACCAACAACCATCACCGTTCTTGGATTAACGTTATCTCCTAAACCACAAACTCTGTCATATATAGAGAATGGTAGTGTAAAAGATTATCTCCATAACGTTGATGTCAGCTCTCAAGCCAATACGTCTCAGGTTTATGTGATTCAACCTGATGGTGTCGTACAAATAGCGAGTAATAATCAATGGCAGAAAAATACGGTTTCAATTGCGCCCGGAGCCACGATTTTTATTGGATTTAATGAGTTACCTGATTCATTGTCATCAATTCACCAAGATATCATTCAACTTTTACGTAATAAGGTAAATTAA
- a CDS encoding YjbF family lipoprotein, translated as MKNITLYLLTFGCFLLTGCSQKIQDVQSTFNEAVFGMSDVELSAEHINELPYASAFVKINDSHNIFMVLALAESNPTTGVTQLKWLSSDNVMIVTENGRIIKTLALPNYNLIALNSVALPKLSQQLTAPQQWQAVYDWMPDYRYHYQASIHALPGEKSTLTSLVWTKEVTAIQELVSFSALDLTFTNQYWLDNTGEVVKTRQFIGPNMATIEMTFLKPFRS; from the coding sequence ATGAAAAATATTACTCTATATTTACTTACCTTTGGCTGCTTTTTATTAACTGGCTGTTCACAAAAAATTCAAGATGTACAGTCGACGTTTAATGAGGCTGTATTTGGTATGAGTGATGTTGAACTTTCTGCCGAGCATATTAATGAACTGCCTTATGCTAGCGCTTTTGTTAAAATCAATGACAGTCACAACATATTTATGGTACTTGCTTTAGCTGAAAGTAACCCGACAACTGGTGTAACTCAGCTTAAGTGGCTCTCCTCTGACAACGTAATGATCGTCACTGAGAATGGACGTATTATAAAAACCCTTGCCCTACCTAATTACAATTTAATCGCATTAAACTCTGTTGCCTTACCTAAATTAAGCCAACAACTTACCGCGCCACAACAATGGCAAGCGGTTTATGATTGGATGCCAGATTATCGATATCATTACCAAGCAAGTATTCATGCTCTACCTGGTGAAAAAAGTACATTAACCTCTCTTGTTTGGACAAAAGAAGTGACAGCTATCCAGGAGTTAGTCTCTTTTTCTGCCTTAGACTTAACGTTTACTAATCAATACTGGTTAGATAATACTGGCGAGGTAGTAAAAACTCGTCAATTTATTGGTCCAAACATGGCCACCATTGAAATGACTTTCCTTAAACCTTTTCGTTCTTAA
- a CDS encoding capsule assembly Wzi family protein yields the protein MANYTNKKRSLTPIAAALACCYSAITFMATPAMASPWLEANDPFLRSSLQVLSDSGVISSPTNQYPLRWSLFGDDIINNDTSHDLSVTLAQREVRYSMNSAKLNRGQSSAKFVASNEEAPSTGFGQFSKDKWGASASYEYLDTSYAFRVTTSYSNYQGEEEIRWDDSYLSLNLGAWLFSIGTVDRWWGQGWQHNLILGSYAKADPDISASYIGKNRVLGVWNIETVVAKPDDAEFNYHSATRLVSKPFSFFEYGLTYQVWFDSNNSSDSDDSIKQAAVDAKLTLPSINVSNDSAEEQTHVYHSVYAELASTENTTELGALLLGWSGSVNIEGQTVRLVLESQQSTSENEASFNANSSYAVDNSYSVALYVQMSNDHNVSLSYQQSEWDDTQSSQSKTTQANYRLPAASGMVHLGLGYTQMKTTTDDDQINASLGYEFRF from the coding sequence ATGGCTAATTACACCAATAAAAAAAGAAGCCTCACGCCAATAGCCGCGGCATTAGCGTGTTGCTATTCGGCTATTACCTTTATGGCAACGCCAGCAATGGCATCCCCTTGGCTAGAAGCGAATGATCCTTTTTTACGCTCGTCATTACAGGTGTTGTCTGATTCTGGCGTAATATCGTCACCGACCAATCAATACCCATTACGATGGTCTCTATTTGGTGATGATATTATCAATAATGATACCTCTCATGATTTGTCAGTGACGCTCGCCCAAAGAGAAGTGCGATACAGCATGAACTCGGCAAAACTTAATAGAGGCCAAAGCTCAGCTAAATTTGTCGCCAGTAATGAAGAGGCTCCATCAACTGGGTTCGGCCAATTTAGTAAAGATAAGTGGGGGGCATCTGCCAGCTACGAATATCTTGATACTAGCTATGCGTTTCGAGTGACGACCAGTTATTCAAACTATCAAGGCGAGGAAGAGATCCGCTGGGATGACTCCTATCTATCACTTAATCTAGGCGCTTGGTTATTCTCCATCGGAACGGTAGACAGATGGTGGGGGCAAGGTTGGCAACATAACCTAATTCTTGGGTCTTACGCCAAAGCCGATCCGGATATAAGTGCCAGCTATATTGGAAAAAACAGAGTACTAGGTGTCTGGAATATTGAAACTGTCGTTGCGAAACCAGATGACGCCGAATTTAATTACCACAGTGCGACACGTCTTGTATCTAAGCCCTTTTCATTTTTTGAATATGGATTAACGTATCAAGTCTGGTTCGATAGTAATAACAGTAGCGATTCAGACGACAGCATTAAGCAAGCCGCCGTCGATGCTAAGTTAACGTTACCATCGATTAACGTCTCTAATGACAGTGCTGAAGAGCAAACCCATGTATATCACAGCGTATATGCAGAGCTTGCCTCAACAGAGAACACCACAGAGTTAGGTGCCTTGCTATTAGGTTGGAGTGGCAGTGTTAATATAGAGGGGCAAACGGTACGGTTAGTACTTGAGTCTCAACAAAGCACCTCTGAGAATGAGGCGTCATTTAACGCTAACTCAAGTTATGCTGTAGACAATAGTTATTCTGTTGCGCTCTATGTGCAAATGAGTAATGATCATAATGTAAGCCTGAGTTATCAGCAATCTGAATGGGATGATACCCAGAGTAGCCAAAGTAAGACCACTCAAGCCAATTATCGATTGCCAGCCGCTTCAGGCATGGTGCATTTAGGGCTTGGCTACACACAAATGAAAACCACAACTGACGATGATCAAATTAATGCATCGTTAGGTTACGAATTTAGATTTTAG
- a CDS encoding SLBB domain-containing protein, which translates to MMMKRTLTASLFAMISTSTMAFTPSAEQMAQFQKLPKSQQEQLARQYGVDVSVLTGSASPVHRAKGKTEQQPVRASAPIVPSVADKSERFSAFGYDMFLGKVKTLTSVDNLPVPNDYVMAPGDEVAIQIYGKSSEELNLVIDRQGRLNFPEFGPVAVSGQTFADMQKHLTGIIKQKMLGVDVLVSMGAMRTMQVYVVGEATQPGAYNVNGLTTVTQALIASGGIKESGSLRYVELKRKGRVVERFDVYDLLLKGDSRSDVRLLSGDTLYIPTKNSSVELHGAVKRPAIYELKGKTTLSRLLSFGGGLQPNAFLSKINITRMGSNGYEQFTVDMSTSKGKNFIIKNGDKVVISKAAESLNNAVALRGEVARQGAYNFKQGMKVSDIVSSVRTDLKQNADLNYALIVREINKQRDIEVLQFNLGEAIANPSSKENLSLKESDQIFVFNSGLDLDYWFKSYADAEVKVKHSEQKKNVERVDVETGAIIETQSVTTLKTEDIDTVSRGEQQIQKSREKLLTPIIDRLKSQATLDNPARLIEVSGAVKYPGVYPLSRIGTIKQIILAAGGLTEEAYLDSAEWTVRDVNGSELIIEQKKISLRDALSVEGEKNFTLTGQDRLIVKTKPNWQEGYTIELQGEVMFPGAYSFTRGETLQEVIERAGGLTEYAYADGSVFSRERLKRLEEERLKILNMQLKQEIGNLALRRQNSSAQYTTPPGDAMLIADELAKTEAMGRMVISIPRAIEGDEIANLMLEKGDKLYIPARNPVISIMGEVQFASNQLFEPNMTVEEYIEVAGGTKKQADTDRIYVVRADGSVMVPNNSYWFSRSDKPLAPGDTIIVPLDTDYLDGLSTLTSATQILYQIGVAWSAIKD; encoded by the coding sequence ATGATGATGAAAAGAACCCTTACCGCCAGCTTATTTGCGATGATAAGCACCAGCACGATGGCATTTACACCAAGCGCTGAACAAATGGCCCAATTTCAGAAACTACCTAAATCCCAGCAAGAGCAATTAGCTCGTCAATATGGGGTAGATGTTAGTGTACTTACAGGCAGTGCTTCTCCTGTACATAGGGCGAAAGGAAAAACAGAACAACAACCAGTGAGAGCCAGTGCTCCAATAGTACCTTCTGTTGCTGATAAAAGTGAACGATTCTCAGCGTTTGGCTACGATATGTTTTTAGGGAAAGTGAAGACACTAACGTCTGTCGATAACCTACCGGTACCTAATGATTATGTCATGGCTCCCGGTGACGAAGTCGCTATTCAAATCTATGGTAAAAGCAGTGAAGAGCTAAACCTGGTTATTGATAGACAAGGGCGTTTAAATTTCCCTGAATTTGGTCCAGTTGCAGTCTCTGGTCAAACCTTTGCTGATATGCAAAAACACCTAACTGGTATTATTAAACAGAAAATGTTAGGTGTAGATGTATTGGTATCAATGGGGGCAATGCGCACCATGCAAGTGTATGTGGTAGGTGAAGCCACACAGCCAGGGGCTTATAACGTCAATGGCCTAACGACCGTGACCCAAGCATTGATTGCCAGTGGTGGAATTAAAGAATCAGGCAGTCTACGTTATGTTGAACTTAAGCGTAAAGGCAGAGTGGTTGAGCGATTTGATGTGTATGACTTATTGCTAAAAGGCGATTCACGCAGTGATGTTCGTTTGTTAAGCGGTGATACCCTGTATATCCCAACTAAAAACTCAAGTGTTGAGCTACATGGTGCAGTAAAACGTCCTGCGATTTATGAATTAAAAGGCAAAACCACCCTTTCTCGTTTACTTTCTTTTGGTGGTGGTTTACAGCCAAATGCTTTCCTATCTAAAATAAATATTACTCGTATGGGATCGAATGGTTACGAGCAATTTACCGTAGACATGAGTACATCAAAAGGCAAAAACTTCATCATTAAAAATGGTGATAAAGTGGTGATATCAAAAGCGGCAGAATCATTAAATAATGCAGTTGCACTGCGTGGAGAAGTCGCAAGACAAGGCGCGTATAACTTTAAACAAGGCATGAAGGTTAGCGATATTGTCTCTTCAGTTCGTACCGATTTAAAACAAAATGCCGATTTAAATTACGCGTTAATTGTACGTGAAATCAATAAGCAACGTGATATAGAAGTACTGCAATTTAACCTAGGCGAAGCCATTGCGAACCCTAGCTCAAAAGAAAACCTGAGCTTAAAAGAAAGCGATCAAATTTTTGTGTTCAATAGTGGATTAGACCTTGATTATTGGTTTAAGTCTTATGCTGATGCTGAAGTGAAAGTGAAACACAGTGAACAGAAAAAAAATGTAGAAAGAGTAGATGTTGAGACAGGGGCAATTATTGAAACTCAGTCTGTAACAACGTTGAAAACAGAAGATATCGATACCGTATCAAGAGGTGAACAACAAATACAAAAAAGCCGAGAGAAATTACTAACCCCAATTATCGATCGCCTGAAATCACAAGCGACGCTAGATAACCCTGCACGGTTAATTGAAGTTAGCGGTGCCGTTAAGTACCCAGGTGTTTATCCGTTATCAAGAATCGGCACCATTAAACAAATAATTTTAGCCGCAGGTGGGTTAACCGAAGAAGCATACCTAGACAGTGCTGAATGGACGGTTCGTGATGTGAATGGCAGTGAGTTAATTATCGAGCAGAAGAAGATCTCGTTAAGAGATGCACTATCAGTAGAAGGTGAGAAAAACTTTACTTTAACAGGTCAAGATCGCTTAATTGTAAAAACCAAACCAAATTGGCAAGAAGGCTACACCATTGAGTTACAAGGTGAAGTGATGTTCCCAGGGGCGTACTCATTTACCCGTGGTGAGACTTTACAAGAAGTGATTGAGCGCGCCGGTGGTTTAACAGAATATGCGTATGCTGATGGCTCAGTCTTTAGTCGCGAACGATTAAAACGCCTAGAAGAAGAGCGTTTAAAAATCTTAAACATGCAACTAAAGCAAGAGATTGGTAACTTAGCACTGCGTCGTCAAAACTCAAGCGCACAATATACGACCCCACCAGGTGATGCGATGTTAATTGCTGATGAATTGGCGAAAACAGAAGCCATGGGTCGCATGGTTATTTCTATCCCAAGAGCAATCGAAGGGGATGAAATTGCCAACTTAATGCTAGAAAAAGGCGATAAGCTGTATATTCCTGCAAGAAACCCAGTGATCAGCATCATGGGTGAAGTTCAGTTTGCCTCAAATCAATTGTTTGAACCTAATATGACAGTGGAAGAATACATTGAAGTCGCTGGCGGTACTAAAAAACAAGCCGATACTGACCGTATTTACGTAGTACGTGCAGATGGCTCAGTGATGGTCCCAAATAACTCATACTGGTTCAGCCGCAGCGATAAACCACTAGCCCCAGGTGATACCATTATCGTACCACTAGACACCGATTACCTAGATGGCCTAAGTACGTTAACCTCAGCAACGCAGATCTTGTATCAAATCGGTGTAGCGTGGAGCGCGATTAAGGACTAG
- a CDS encoding Wzz/FepE/Etk N-terminal domain-containing protein: MNEKQQLPHSQHLAFPPAMPADDEIDLRELFGALWKGKWIIIATTFIFAVGGVLFALSQPNTYKAEVVLAPAGESGGGLAVMAGELGGLASLAGINIGGGGTDSKGMSLAVLQSRQFINAFITKHDLVVPLFAGTEWNKQSGELIIDPEVYNTETKEWVREVKPDESPVPTDWQAHKAFKGFLSTADAKDTGLVTLSVTHISPIIAQQWVEWLVADLNLWMKDKSLTETKRNIGYLEQQLQKTDISDMRSVFYQLIEDQTKNLMLAEVEAEFAFKTIDPAVIPEEKAGPKRALICVLSVLLGGMLGVAVVLVRFAFRKEELETRN, translated from the coding sequence ATGAATGAAAAACAACAACTGCCACATTCTCAACATTTAGCGTTTCCACCGGCAATGCCCGCCGACGACGAGATCGACTTACGTGAGCTCTTTGGCGCACTGTGGAAAGGCAAATGGATAATCATAGCAACCACGTTTATTTTTGCTGTCGGTGGCGTATTATTTGCGTTATCACAACCTAACACCTACAAAGCGGAAGTTGTATTAGCCCCTGCGGGCGAGAGCGGCGGTGGCCTTGCGGTAATGGCAGGAGAGTTAGGTGGCTTAGCCTCATTAGCAGGTATTAACATTGGCGGCGGTGGTACTGACAGCAAAGGTATGTCATTAGCCGTTTTGCAATCTCGTCAATTCATTAATGCCTTTATTACCAAGCATGATTTGGTTGTACCGTTATTTGCAGGTACTGAATGGAATAAACAGTCGGGTGAGTTAATCATTGACCCTGAGGTTTATAATACAGAAACAAAAGAGTGGGTGCGTGAAGTTAAACCAGATGAGTCACCAGTACCAACAGATTGGCAAGCACACAAAGCGTTTAAAGGTTTTTTAAGTACCGCTGATGCTAAAGACACGGGTTTAGTTACTTTATCCGTTACTCATATTTCTCCAATTATTGCTCAACAATGGGTAGAGTGGTTAGTGGCTGATTTGAACCTTTGGATGAAAGATAAGTCTCTTACTGAAACCAAACGTAATATCGGATATTTAGAGCAGCAGTTACAAAAAACCGATATCTCTGACATGCGCTCAGTGTTTTATCAGTTAATTGAAGATCAAACTAAAAACCTGATGTTGGCAGAGGTTGAAGCGGAGTTTGCCTTTAAAACCATAGACCCAGCGGTTATTCCAGAAGAGAAAGCCGGACCAAAACGTGCCTTAATTTGTGTGTTGTCAGTATTATTAGGCGGCATGTTAGGTGTGGCGGTGGTATTAGTGAGATTCGCATTTAGAAAAGAAGAACTAGAAACTAGAAACTAG
- the tnpA gene encoding IS66 family insertion sequence element accessory protein TnpA, whose amino-acid sequence MQKDKKRTPEQWHALFESQQSSKLSAAEFCRNHNILPKTFSARKARWKQKINASTFLKVEALTSTIIATPQLPDIQLSIGKLRLTLPANTEPHWIGLLLKGYQS is encoded by the coding sequence ATGCAAAAAGATAAAAAGAGAACACCAGAGCAATGGCACGCTCTATTTGAATCTCAGCAATCTAGCAAGCTTAGTGCCGCTGAATTTTGTCGTAACCATAATATTCTGCCAAAGACATTTAGTGCACGTAAAGCACGATGGAAACAAAAGATTAACGCTTCTACTTTCTTGAAAGTAGAAGCGTTAACATCAACTATCATCGCCACTCCACAATTACCAGATATTCAACTTTCTATCGGAAAATTGCGATTAACATTGCCAGCTAATACTGAACCTCACTGGATAGGACTCTTATTAAAAGGGTATCAATCATGA
- the tnpB gene encoding IS66 family insertion sequence element accessory protein TnpB (TnpB, as the term is used for proteins encoded by IS66 family insertion elements, is considered an accessory protein, since TnpC, encoded by a neighboring gene, is a DDE family transposase.), with protein sequence MNVFTDVSTIYLHRDFVDFRKAINGLVVIVEQEMQLSPFSDALFIFCNKPRDKLKILYWDKTGFALWYKRLDEDRFKWPRNINNDTLALSEQQLTLLLQGFDILGHQPVHYQTTL encoded by the coding sequence ATGAATGTATTTACTGATGTTTCCACCATTTATCTTCATCGTGATTTTGTCGATTTTCGCAAGGCCATTAATGGCCTTGTCGTGATTGTTGAGCAAGAAATGCAACTATCACCGTTTAGTGATGCTCTATTTATATTTTGCAATAAGCCTCGTGATAAACTCAAAATATTGTATTGGGATAAAACAGGATTCGCTTTATGGTACAAGCGATTAGATGAAGACCGCTTCAAATGGCCACGAAATATAAATAACGATACGTTAGCATTATCAGAGCAGCAACTGACACTGCTATTACAAGGTTTTGATATCTTAGGACATCAACCGGTACATTATCAAACAACCCTTTAA